The following are from one region of the Anaeropeptidivorans aminofermentans genome:
- a CDS encoding LysR family transcriptional regulator — MDFKQFEYVLMVAEEKNFSKAAKKLYISQPSLSQFIGRVEANLGVTLFNRNSNPLSLTYEGQLYVETAKKIMLLSNEMTRAFDDVKNLKQGSINIGITPSKANHPLPMILPVYKKQYPNIKIFITEASSPELEQMIINGSVDISIMNLPIASDQIAYEPIVDERIFIAAPPNQNILPEKQFETIDIHTLKDELFILLHPGMRLRQITDKLFNEAGIKPNILLETKSIDTSIRITAAGLGYTFAPESTALYSGLENLPKYYVVADPPLKWTLAIAYKADSYISKAAQAFSEVVKNVYKEVYPSLKC, encoded by the coding sequence ATGGATTTTAAGCAGTTTGAATACGTGCTGATGGTAGCCGAGGAGAAAAACTTTTCCAAAGCCGCTAAAAAACTATATATTTCCCAACCTTCCCTAAGCCAGTTTATAGGAAGAGTAGAGGCAAATTTAGGGGTCACCCTTTTTAACCGCAACTCAAATCCTTTAAGCCTTACATATGAGGGGCAATTATACGTTGAAACGGCAAAAAAAATTATGCTTCTCTCAAACGAAATGACAAGAGCCTTTGATGACGTAAAAAATCTGAAGCAGGGAAGCATTAACATAGGCATAACCCCTTCAAAGGCAAATCACCCTCTTCCAATGATTCTTCCCGTTTATAAGAAGCAATATCCTAATATAAAAATATTTATAACAGAAGCATCCTCTCCGGAGCTTGAACAGATGATCATAAACGGAAGCGTTGATATATCTATAATGAACCTCCCCATTGCGTCGGATCAAATAGCCTATGAGCCCATTGTTGATGAAAGAATATTTATTGCCGCCCCTCCGAATCAAAATATACTTCCTGAAAAACAATTTGAAACCATAGATATCCATACATTGAAGGACGAGCTTTTCATTCTCCTGCATCCCGGCATGAGGCTGAGGCAAATTACGGATAAGCTTTTTAACGAGGCCGGAATAAAGCCCAATATTCTCCTTGAAACAAAAAGCATAGATACATCCATACGTATAACCGCTGCGGGCCTTGGCTACACCTTTGCGCCCGAATCCACAGCGCTTTATTCAGGGCTCGAAAACCTACCAAAATATTATGTAGTGGCAGATCCGCCTCTTAAATGGACCCTTGCCATAGCTTACAAGGCAGATTCTTATATCTCAAAAGCGGCTCAGGCCTTTTCGGAAGTGGTTAAAAATGTATATAAAGAAGTATACCCTTCTTTAAAGTGTTAA
- a CDS encoding pseudouridine synthase, whose protein sequence is MLIRLQKFLADSGIASRRKAEELIKEGKVKVNGATVTELGLKIDESKDVVLFNNKEVKKSEELEYLLLHKPKGYITTVKDQFGRKSILELIDTENRLFPVGRLDYDTSGLLIITNDGELTYKLTHPKHNVEKTYVALVRGIPSNDKLDKLKKGIKLEEFTTAPAKVKIIETKGPNAVLEIKIREGKNRQVRRMCEAIGHFVIELKRTAIGEIVLSNIKEGEYRSLSQKEIGYLKRI, encoded by the coding sequence ATGCTTATAAGGCTTCAAAAATTTTTAGCCGACAGCGGTATTGCTTCAAGGCGCAAGGCCGAGGAGCTTATAAAAGAAGGGAAAGTTAAAGTAAACGGAGCTACCGTTACGGAGCTTGGACTTAAAATTGATGAAAGTAAGGATGTCGTATTATTTAATAATAAGGAAGTAAAAAAATCGGAAGAGCTTGAGTATCTGCTCCTTCATAAACCCAAGGGTTATATTACTACTGTAAAGGACCAATTCGGAAGAAAAAGCATCCTGGAACTGATAGATACAGAAAACAGGCTTTTCCCCGTGGGAAGGCTTGATTATGATACCAGCGGGCTCTTAATTATTACAAATGACGGTGAGCTTACATATAAACTTACGCATCCTAAACATAATGTCGAAAAGACTTATGTGGCTTTGGTAAGAGGCATTCCTTCCAATGATAAGCTTGATAAGCTAAAAAAAGGCATCAAGCTTGAGGAATTTACTACAGCCCCCGCGAAGGTGAAAATAATTGAAACAAAAGGGCCAAATGCTGTTTTGGAAATAAAGATAAGAGAAGGCAAAAATCGGCAGGTAAGAAGAATGTGTGAAGCCATAGGGCATTTTGTGATAGAGCTTAAAAGGACTGCCATAGGAGAAATAGTTCTTTCTAATATAAAGGAAGGGGAATACAGATCCCTTTCACAAAAGGAAATCGGATACCTTAAACGGATTTAA
- a CDS encoding D-alanyl-D-alanine carboxypeptidase family protein, whose protein sequence is MKKIIFSFILAILLPLTAFAEEEIKVSAHGAILMDFETGRVLWEKNSKAPLAMASTTKIMTAIVALENGNLDDKVTVSKKAALAPEVKMHLSAGEEITLRDLLYALMLQSYNDSAVAIAEHISGDVASFCNQMTEKAKSLGAKDTVFETPNGLDAGDHHSTAYDLALITSYALKNEKFNEIINTSSYTAKSNLRSYDLYNKNRLLNEFQGANGVKTGFTGKAGHCFVGSAKRGDMQLISVVLASGWGTQGKEQKWIDTKRILSYGFEKYHYENIIKEGVISDKVNVTRSRKEDIGLYITEDFTIPITEEEKNAIHIDIDIPLTIEAPVAKDEVLGYANIYLGNELIKQIDIKTTESAERHDFETSIKKIITNWLNMAGSELTPEDV, encoded by the coding sequence ATGAAAAAAATAATTTTTTCTTTTATATTGGCAATCCTTCTGCCGCTTACTGCATTTGCGGAAGAAGAAATAAAAGTATCCGCCCATGGAGCAATATTAATGGATTTTGAAACGGGAAGGGTATTATGGGAGAAAAATTCCAAAGCGCCTTTGGCCATGGCTTCAACCACTAAAATAATGACTGCAATAGTAGCCTTGGAAAACGGAAACCTTGACGACAAAGTTACCGTTTCGAAAAAGGCCGCTTTAGCACCGGAGGTTAAAATGCATTTATCTGCCGGTGAAGAAATTACTTTAAGGGATTTGCTTTATGCGCTTATGCTTCAATCTTATAACGATTCGGCAGTTGCCATAGCCGAGCATATTTCAGGAGACGTAGCGTCCTTTTGCAATCAAATGACTGAAAAGGCAAAAAGCCTTGGCGCAAAGGATACGGTCTTTGAAACCCCAAACGGCCTTGACGCAGGGGACCACCATTCGACAGCCTATGACTTGGCTTTGATTACAAGTTATGCTCTTAAAAACGAAAAATTTAATGAAATAATAAACACATCTTCGTATACGGCGAAAAGCAATTTGCGGTCATATGATTTGTATAATAAAAATAGGCTGCTGAATGAATTCCAGGGAGCCAACGGAGTAAAAACGGGATTTACAGGAAAAGCCGGCCATTGCTTCGTAGGTTCAGCCAAAAGAGGGGATATGCAGCTGATTTCCGTCGTTCTTGCCAGCGGCTGGGGCACCCAGGGGAAAGAACAGAAATGGATTGATACCAAAAGAATATTAAGTTATGGATTTGAAAAATATCATTATGAGAATATTATAAAGGAAGGGGTTATTTCTGATAAAGTAAATGTAACAAGGTCAAGAAAAGAAGACATCGGCCTTTATATTACAGAGGACTTTACAATTCCTATTACAGAGGAAGAAAAGAATGCAATTCACATAGACATTGATATTCCTTTGACAATTGAAGCCCCTGTTGCTAAAGATGAGGTTTTAGGTTATGCTAATATATATCTTGGCAATGAACTGATTAAACAGATTGATATTAAAACCACTGAATCAGCAGAAAGGCATGACTTTGAAACATCAATTAAAAAGATTATAACCAACTGGCTTAATATGGCCGGAAGCGAGTTAACGCCAGAGGATGTATAA
- the scpB gene encoding SMC-Scp complex subunit ScpB — MNIAKIESCIEAILFACGSEMSLTRISQSLEIDEKTAARIIKGLSDKYHNEKRGIQIIEINNSYQMCTNSEYYEYITKALNLSSKKTLTQSLLETLAIIAYRQPVTKSEIEDIRGVSAEHAVNKLMEYGLIEELGRKDSPGKPILFGTSNEFLKHFGYKDIRELPIIENNEEEN; from the coding sequence TTGAATATAGCAAAAATAGAATCCTGTATAGAAGCTATCTTATTTGCCTGCGGTTCTGAGATGAGTCTTACGAGGATTTCTCAAAGCCTTGAAATTGACGAAAAAACCGCCGCAAGAATAATAAAGGGTCTTTCAGATAAATACCATAATGAAAAAAGAGGCATACAAATTATAGAAATTAATAACTCCTATCAAATGTGTACCAACAGCGAATATTATGAGTATATAACAAAAGCCCTGAATTTATCCTCTAAAAAAACCTTGACTCAGTCCCTTTTGGAAACTTTGGCAATCATTGCCTACAGACAGCCTGTAACAAAATCGGAAATAGAGGATATCAGAGGCGTCAGCGCTGAGCATGCCGTCAATAAGCTTATGGAATACGGGCTTATTGAGGAATTGGGAAGAAAAGACAGTCCCGGAAAGCCTATTCTTTTCGGAACCTCAAATGAATTTTTAAAACATTTCGGCTATAAAGATATCAGAGAGCTTCCCATAATAGAAAATAACGAAGAAGAAAATTAA
- a CDS encoding segregation and condensation protein A, with the protein MKEINVKLEVFEGPMELLYHLIEKNEIDIYDIPIAELADQYIDYIQKFPYDMDSMSSFLVMASSLLEIKSKLLLPSLKAEEDEETDPREELVKKLLEYKRFKEISEVLKNRFLSEGNLIFKETDEEIKNLMDLKSIDTEEILSGVSMDTLYRIFEDVLNRKELKVDKIRSSFGSIKRDSFTIEEKIQAIQNMLHKKKKFEFKEIFQDDTEKMEVVVTFLALLELIKQKEVKVNQDKTFDKIFISVY; encoded by the coding sequence TTGAAGGAAATTAATGTAAAGCTTGAAGTGTTTGAAGGCCCTATGGAGCTTTTATATCACCTTATTGAGAAAAATGAAATTGACATATATGATATTCCCATAGCAGAGCTTGCGGATCAATATATTGACTATATTCAAAAATTCCCCTACGATATGGATTCCATGAGCAGTTTTCTTGTTATGGCTTCAAGCCTTCTGGAAATAAAATCAAAGCTGCTGCTTCCTTCTTTAAAAGCAGAAGAGGACGAAGAAACAGACCCAAGGGAAGAGCTTGTTAAAAAGCTTTTAGAATATAAGCGGTTTAAGGAAATTTCCGAAGTATTAAAAAATAGATTTTTATCCGAAGGCAATTTGATTTTCAAAGAAACCGATGAAGAAATAAAAAATCTCATGGACCTTAAGAGCATAGACACTGAAGAAATACTTAGCGGTGTCAGTATGGACACCCTATATCGTATCTTTGAAGACGTTTTAAACAGAAAAGAGCTTAAGGTAGATAAAATAAGAAGCTCCTTCGGTTCCATAAAAAGAGATAGCTTTACTATAGAAGAAAAAATACAGGCAATTCAAAATATGCTCCATAAAAAGAAGAAATTTGAGTTCAAAGAAATATTTCAAGACGATACGGAAAAAATGGAAGTTGTGGTTACTTTTTTGGCTCTTTTGGAGCTTATAAAACAAAAAGAAGTGAAGGTAAATCAAGATAAAACATTTGATAAAATATTTATATCGGTTTACTAA
- a CDS encoding site-2 protease family protein — translation MLYGFNLFILLLYLLCGILVFTIHEASKAFISAKLGDPLPKRDGRLTLNPLKHIEPIGLIIMTVWGFGWGNPVETASIYYKDRKKGTLLTYTIPSLINLFIGMLIGFFLGIIKDNTLYTILYTFAVLNIRNALFNIIPVYPLDGAKVFAVLRSPDKAIRMANNEKIYQMLLIMLILWGIVPAVIDPVCKILLSFGF, via the coding sequence ATGTTATACGGCTTTAATTTATTCATTCTTTTATTATATCTTTTATGCGGAATTCTTGTATTTACCATACACGAAGCAAGCAAAGCATTTATCAGCGCTAAACTTGGGGACCCCCTTCCGAAAAGAGACGGGAGGCTTACGCTCAATCCCCTTAAGCATATAGAACCTATCGGCCTTATTATTATGACTGTTTGGGGTTTTGGCTGGGGAAACCCTGTTGAAACGGCTTCTATATATTATAAAGACAGAAAAAAAGGCACTCTTTTGACTTATACGATTCCTTCATTAATAAACCTCTTTATAGGAATGCTGATAGGTTTCTTTTTAGGCATTATAAAAGATAATACTTTATATACAATACTCTATACTTTTGCAGTGTTAAATATAAGAAATGCCCTTTTCAATATTATACCTGTTTATCCCCTTGACGGAGCTAAGGTATTTGCCGTTTTAAGAAGCCCCGACAAGGCCATAAGAATGGCAAACAATGAAAAAATATATCAAATGCTTTTAATCATGCTGATTCTCTGGGGGATAGTCCCTGCTGTTATTGACCCTGTATGTAAAATTCTTTTAAGCTTTGGCTTTTAA
- the tnpA gene encoding IS200/IS605 family transposase translates to MNDVNSLAHTKWNCKYHIVFAPKYRRQVIYGKIKADVGEILRKLCSHKGVEIHEANACPDHIHMLVSIPPKLSVSSFMGYLKGKSSLMIFDRHASMKYKYGNRQFWCKGYYVDTVGHNKKVIAEYIRNQLQDDIAGDQMTLKEYVDPFTGDKNAKA, encoded by the coding sequence ATGAATGACGTAAACAGTTTAGCCCATACAAAATGGAATTGCAAGTATCACATAGTGTTTGCACCCAAATATCGTAGGCAGGTAATCTATGGAAAGATAAAAGCAGATGTAGGAGAAATCTTAAGGAAACTGTGCAGTCACAAAGGAGTAGAGATACATGAAGCAAATGCGTGTCCAGATCATATACACATGCTGGTCAGTATACCGCCTAAGTTAAGTGTATCCAGTTTCATGGGATATCTCAAAGGAAAAAGTTCACTGATGATCTTCGACCGACATGCAAGTATGAAGTATAAGTATGGAAACAGACAGTTCTGGTGCAAGGGATATTACGTAGATACAGTGGGCCACAACAAAAAAGTAATAGCAGAGTATATTCGTAATCAACTGCAAGATGACATAGCAGGGGACCAAATGACGCTTAAAGAATATGTTGACCCGTTTACGGGTGACAAGAATGCCAAGGCATAA
- a CDS encoding amidohydrolase — protein sequence MASREELKRMACEAIDKNREKVIEIGDSIFAEPELGYKEFKTAEKVKKAMDEIGLKYESEVAITGIVAPLKGKKSNARLAVMGELDAVVAPEHRCADKITGAAHSCGHNCMIAALMGVAYAFQNTGIMEELSGDIVLMAVPAEEYVEIEYRNELKKQGKIHFLGGKQEFIKLGAMDDIDMMIMQHSTPNDARGLCGIPNAGNNGFMGKLIRYIGKEAHSGGAPHLGINALNAATLGLTAVHMQRETFQDKDSIRVHPIITKGGDLVNVVPADVRIETYIRGANMEAIIDADKKVSRAFKAGGDAVGAETVITDLPGYLPMNLNYDLMDIMYENMIDLFGKDKVEYEGAHMSGSTDAGDVSYIMPTMQSRIFGITGVGHSSNYEISDKELAYIGAAKCLAMTAIDLLYGEAEKAIEVKANFKPLMTKEEYLKVWGKL from the coding sequence ATGGCATCAAGAGAAGAATTAAAAAGAATGGCATGTGAGGCAATCGACAAAAATCGAGAAAAAGTTATCGAAATTGGAGATTCTATTTTTGCAGAACCGGAACTAGGCTATAAAGAGTTTAAGACCGCCGAAAAGGTTAAAAAAGCGATGGATGAAATCGGTCTTAAATATGAAAGCGAAGTAGCAATTACAGGTATCGTTGCTCCTTTGAAGGGCAAAAAATCAAATGCCAGGCTTGCCGTAATGGGAGAGCTTGATGCCGTTGTCGCCCCAGAACATAGATGCGCCGACAAAATTACAGGGGCCGCTCATTCCTGCGGGCATAATTGCATGATTGCAGCTCTTATGGGTGTTGCTTACGCTTTCCAGAACACAGGAATTATGGAGGAGCTTTCAGGAGATATTGTTCTTATGGCAGTTCCTGCGGAAGAATATGTTGAAATAGAGTATAGAAATGAGCTTAAAAAGCAGGGGAAAATTCATTTCCTCGGAGGAAAGCAGGAATTTATCAAGCTCGGCGCAATGGACGATATCGATATGATGATTATGCAGCACTCAACCCCTAATGATGCAAGAGGATTATGCGGAATACCCAACGCCGGTAACAATGGCTTCATGGGCAAGCTTATCAGATATATAGGGAAGGAAGCTCATTCAGGCGGTGCGCCCCACCTTGGTATAAATGCCTTAAATGCCGCAACCTTAGGCCTTACGGCAGTACATATGCAAAGAGAAACATTTCAGGATAAAGACAGCATCAGGGTACACCCGATTATCACAAAGGGCGGGGATTTGGTTAATGTCGTTCCTGCAGATGTAAGAATAGAGACTTATATAAGAGGCGCTAACATGGAAGCCATTATAGACGCCGACAAGAAGGTTTCAAGGGCATTTAAAGCCGGCGGAGACGCAGTAGGGGCCGAAACCGTAATTACAGACCTTCCGGGATATTTGCCTATGAACTTAAATTATGACCTGATGGATATAATGTATGAAAACATGATAGACCTTTTCGGAAAAGATAAGGTTGAATACGAAGGGGCCCATATGTCAGGCTCTACAGACGCAGGAGACGTATCTTATATTATGCCTACAATGCAGTCGAGAATATTTGGCATAACAGGCGTAGGCCACAGCTCAAATTATGAAATAAGCGATAAAGAACTGGCTTATATTGGCGCCGCCAAATGCCTTGCTATGACGGCTATAGACCTGCTCTACGGAGAGGCTGAAAAAGCCATTGAGGTAAAGGCAAATTTCAAACCCCTTATGACAAAAGAAGAGTATCTTAAAGTTTGGGGAAAGCTGTAA
- a CDS encoding DNA glycosylase AlkZ-like family protein, with protein sequence MYNEDLISIRANNLFLSSKSNNYTELSRDLCGLQAQFFNNVLYSILIRCNNSHENWDNHLIKTWTLRGTLHAIPFEDLPLYLALYPDRSYFNRYNFNSEFMHNTTEKILIHIKNGNTSRTELKEIFKNEPEYKDHLDMLFSGWGGILKCLAEKGDIVFNKVSDSKFRAISIDEALPQRQEALLELLKRYFKSYGPATVNDASYFFGLTMKELNEIIEKIDGLSFAMLNNKKHYYFEKASIPQKIEEPIFLTGFDPILLGYKDKSFIIDEEDIRKIITLTGIIKPAILFKGKIIATWGIKNSAMIIYPFKSLSKKLKNKIAKAGMIHFKNVIKKIEFSL encoded by the coding sequence ATGTATAATGAAGATTTGATAAGCATAAGGGCAAATAATCTTTTTTTGTCCTCAAAGTCAAATAATTATACCGAATTATCCAGAGATTTATGTGGTCTTCAAGCCCAGTTTTTTAATAATGTGCTGTATTCTATTTTGATTCGCTGTAACAATAGCCATGAAAACTGGGACAATCATCTAATCAAAACATGGACATTAAGAGGCACATTGCACGCAATCCCTTTTGAGGACCTGCCCCTTTACCTAGCCCTATATCCCGACAGGTCCTATTTCAACCGATATAATTTTAACAGTGAATTCATGCATAATACTACTGAAAAAATATTAATCCACATAAAAAACGGGAATACTTCAAGAACAGAACTGAAAGAAATATTTAAAAATGAGCCTGAATATAAAGACCATTTGGACATGCTGTTTTCCGGCTGGGGCGGTATATTGAAATGCCTTGCTGAAAAAGGCGATATTGTCTTTAATAAAGTATCCGATTCTAAATTCAGGGCAATTTCAATAGATGAAGCGCTTCCTCAAAGACAGGAGGCCCTTTTGGAGCTTTTAAAACGCTATTTTAAATCCTATGGGCCCGCTACCGTAAATGATGCATCTTACTTTTTTGGATTAACCATGAAAGAATTAAATGAAATTATTGAAAAAATAGACGGATTATCCTTTGCTATGCTTAACAATAAAAAGCACTATTATTTTGAAAAGGCCAGCATTCCTCAAAAAATAGAAGAGCCTATTTTTCTTACAGGTTTTGACCCTATCCTATTAGGGTATAAGGATAAATCTTTCATTATTGATGAGGAGGATATACGAAAAATCATAACCCTTACAGGAATCATAAAGCCTGCTATCTTATTTAAAGGAAAGATTATAGCCACATGGGGCATAAAAAATTCCGCCATGATCATATATCCCTTTAAATCTCTGTCAAAAAAGCTAAAAAATAAGATTGCAAAAGCCGGTATGATTCATTTTAAAAATGTGATAAAAAAAATAGAATTTTCTCTTTAG
- a CDS encoding transglycosylase domain-containing protein: protein MNYSKENNAKQRKNAGSKKKKVRNKAVVVIFRILLSIAIIGCFAVAGIAFGAYMGIIENAPKLDEYYMVQSKSYNSIVYDQNGEEIDYFKGEENREYVSLDQIPLNMKNAIVAIEDERFYSHNGIDLRGMLRAVYTTVLKDNRQGASTITQQVIKNNIAKVQRNTLVTKLQEQYLAVKYEEQLEKQLGSKQKAKDYILEDYLNTIALNHGLNGVQTAAQYYFNKDVSELTLSECAVIAAITQRPTYYTPALHPENNKERQRVILRKMKELEFITEAEYQEALNDDVYARVSQYRNYADETNNVHDYYSDQLIEEIVNDLVEQKNYSRALALHKVYNGGLKIYTPQDKNMQKILTDTFLDDSFFPVSDYEIDVTYNISVMNTVTNTQEHYEETATVKNREAADAFVESIKDKYLTSNKELVAERPTYVIQPQAAMVIIDPHNGHVKAIVGGRGKKTTNRGFNRATQAKRQPGSVFKVLASYAPAVDLGKIGAGSVIMDEPFYNAKGEEWPKNWNGVYKGPVTAREGIYNSMNVATVRNMDNTGVDACFDYLLRFGFTTLVDGEARGGKVFTDRGLATALGGLTDGVTQLEVTAAYGTIANNGVYQKPTFYTKILDHEGQVLLEYKPEEERREVLKSTSAYILTDMMKDVLTRGTGGKARFKEVKMPIAGKTGTSTNTKDLTFVGYTPYYVAGIWMGWDKEKNINEDRGYHMLIWSHVMEEIHRNLEYKDFDKPNGITTATICLDSGKLAVPGLCDSDVRGSRTVTDIFAAGTAPTEYCDLHGSIEIDSLTGRLSDASTPSERRKTIIGIVKPDAEITNNDYEIPQSMIDGNKETRLNSNYTEEVPESNGDYIIDPETGLIIFPNGEGTENPDIDNPSPTFPTFPTFPNFNNNNNNNQNNNSTETPPDIPSNPSTELPEVPEYTAPPQNNGTEKPPENNNEQDNTLPIIE, encoded by the coding sequence ATGAATTATTCAAAAGAAAATAACGCAAAACAAAGAAAAAATGCAGGCTCTAAAAAGAAAAAGGTCCGGAATAAGGCCGTTGTTGTAATATTTAGAATTTTGCTCTCTATCGCTATCATCGGCTGCTTTGCCGTAGCCGGAATAGCTTTTGGAGCTTATATGGGAATCATAGAAAACGCCCCTAAACTTGATGAATACTATATGGTTCAATCCAAAAGCTATAACTCTATCGTATACGACCAAAACGGCGAGGAGATCGATTATTTCAAAGGTGAAGAAAACAGAGAGTATGTATCTCTTGACCAGATACCTTTAAACATGAAAAACGCCATTGTGGCCATAGAAGATGAAAGATTTTATTCTCATAACGGCATTGACCTCAGAGGTATGCTGAGGGCGGTTTATACAACTGTTTTAAAAGATAACCGCCAGGGCGCAAGTACGATTACTCAGCAGGTTATAAAAAACAATATAGCAAAGGTTCAAAGAAATACCCTCGTTACAAAGCTTCAAGAGCAGTATCTGGCCGTAAAATACGAAGAACAGCTGGAAAAGCAGCTTGGAAGCAAGCAAAAAGCTAAAGATTATATTCTTGAGGATTATTTAAATACCATAGCCTTAAACCATGGCCTTAACGGCGTTCAGACTGCCGCACAGTATTATTTCAATAAAGATGTATCAGAGCTTACTTTGTCGGAATGCGCTGTAATAGCCGCCATTACCCAAAGGCCTACTTATTATACCCCTGCCCTTCACCCTGAAAACAATAAAGAAAGGCAAAGGGTAATTCTTAGAAAAATGAAAGAGCTTGAATTTATAACCGAAGCAGAATATCAAGAAGCCCTCAATGACGATGTTTATGCAAGAGTTAGCCAGTATAGAAATTATGCAGACGAAACAAATAACGTCCACGATTATTATTCAGACCAGCTTATAGAAGAAATCGTAAACGACCTTGTAGAACAGAAGAACTATTCAAGAGCTTTGGCGCTTCATAAGGTATATAACGGAGGATTGAAAATATATACGCCTCAAGACAAAAATATGCAGAAGATTTTAACGGATACATTTTTGGACGATTCCTTCTTCCCCGTATCCGACTATGAAATCGATGTAACTTATAATATTTCCGTTATGAATACCGTAACAAATACCCAGGAGCATTACGAAGAAACGGCTACAGTAAAAAACAGGGAAGCCGCCGACGCATTCGTTGAAAGTATAAAAGATAAATACCTTACCTCAAATAAAGAACTTGTGGCTGAAAGGCCTACTTATGTGATACAGCCTCAGGCAGCCATGGTTATCATTGACCCTCATAACGGTCATGTTAAGGCTATCGTAGGCGGACGAGGTAAAAAAACAACAAACAGAGGTTTTAACCGTGCTACTCAGGCGAAGCGCCAGCCCGGTTCCGTATTTAAAGTCCTTGCTTCTTATGCCCCTGCTGTTGACCTTGGCAAAATCGGTGCAGGCTCCGTAATTATGGATGAACCTTTCTATAATGCGAAAGGGGAAGAATGGCCTAAAAACTGGAACGGCGTATATAAAGGCCCCGTTACGGCAAGAGAAGGAATTTATAACTCTATGAATGTAGCTACCGTTAGAAATATGGATAATACCGGTGTAGATGCGTGCTTCGATTATCTCTTAAGATTTGGCTTCACCACTTTGGTTGATGGAGAAGCAAGGGGCGGCAAAGTCTTTACTGACAGAGGCCTTGCAACTGCCTTAGGCGGTCTTACAGACGGCGTTACTCAGCTTGAAGTTACGGCAGCTTACGGAACCATTGCAAATAATGGTGTTTATCAAAAACCTACTTTCTATACAAAAATCCTCGACCATGAAGGCCAGGTTCTTCTTGAATATAAACCGGAAGAAGAAAGAAGAGAAGTATTAAAAAGCACCTCCGCTTATATTCTTACGGATATGATGAAAGACGTTTTAACCAGAGGAACCGGCGGCAAGGCAAGATTTAAAGAAGTAAAAATGCCCATCGCCGGAAAAACCGGAACATCCACCAATACGAAGGATCTTACCTTTGTAGGATATACGCCTTATTACGTTGCCGGAATATGGATGGGATGGGATAAAGAAAAGAATATTAATGAAGACAGAGGCTATCATATGCTTATATGGAGCCATGTAATGGAAGAAATCCATAGAAACCTTGAATACAAAGATTTCGATAAACCAAACGGCATAACGACGGCTACAATATGCCTTGATTCAGGTAAGCTTGCTGTTCCCGGGCTTTGTGACAGCGATGTAAGGGGAAGCAGAACGGTAACAGATATTTTTGCCGCTGGAACCGCACCTACAGAATATTGCGACCTTCACGGCTCAATAGAAATTGACTCCCTTACAGGAAGGCTTTCAGACGCATCTACTCCTAGTGAAAGACGAAAAACCATCATAGGTATCGTAAAGCCGGATGCTGAAATAACAAATAACGATTATGAAATCCCTCAGTCCATGATAGACGGAAATAAGGAAACAAGGCTTAATTCCAACTATACGGAGGAGGTACCGGAAAGTAATGGAGATTATATCATAGACCCTGAAACAGGCCTTATTATATTCCCCAATGGAGAAGGAACGGAAAATCCTGATATAGATAATCCGTCGCCGACTTTCCCTACCTTCCCCACATTCCCGAACTTCAATAATAATAATAATAATAACCAAAACAATAATTCCACGGAAACTCCTCCGGATATTCCAAGCAATCCTTCAACCGAGCTTCCGGAAGTTCCCGAATATACTGCTCCTCCTCAGAATAATGGTACTGAAAAGCCGCCTGAAAATAATAATGAGCAGGATAACACTCTTCCCATAATAGAATAA